Proteins from a genomic interval of Paenibacillus sp. FSL H8-0048:
- a CDS encoding ABC transporter substrate-binding protein, with product MKKKHSALMMSSVMLMSVVLAACGGNADKSASNNASNGSAGNSGAVKTVKIFQFKTEIVEGLNELKVEFEKEHPNIKLDIQTVGGGADYGAALKTKFASGDAPDIFSNGGYAEMALWQDKLEDLSDQPWVKDLIPLAAEPMTKDGKTYGMPMNLEGIGYVYNKDLFAKAGITETPKTISQLEEAAKKLQAIGVTPFGNAYQEWWLLGIQGISVAFAQQDNVDEFIKGLNDGTASIVGNEKFKDWSNLLNLTVKYGQKNPLTTDANTHLALFAKGETAMMQEGNWAQTLVDNITPDMNIGMFPMPINDDAAMNDKLSVGVPANLVVNKESGSKEEAKTFLNWLVTSDMGKEYIVKKWKFIPALSTIPATPEDIGLLGADVWNYVKEGKVYGLQASKFPDGVTQEFASSIQELIAGKVDEAGWEKSMQAAWDKLKK from the coding sequence ATGAAGAAGAAACATTCTGCACTGATGATGTCATCCGTAATGCTAATGTCAGTAGTGCTCGCGGCTTGTGGCGGCAATGCCGATAAGTCTGCCTCAAATAATGCTTCGAATGGAAGCGCTGGCAACAGCGGCGCTGTGAAGACGGTTAAGATTTTCCAGTTCAAGACCGAGATCGTGGAAGGCCTGAATGAGCTGAAGGTGGAGTTCGAGAAAGAGCATCCTAACATCAAGCTGGATATCCAGACGGTTGGCGGCGGCGCAGACTATGGCGCAGCGCTGAAGACCAAGTTCGCGTCCGGCGATGCTCCTGATATTTTTTCCAATGGCGGGTATGCGGAAATGGCACTGTGGCAGGACAAACTGGAAGACCTGTCCGACCAGCCTTGGGTGAAGGATCTGATTCCGCTGGCAGCAGAGCCTATGACCAAGGACGGCAAAACCTACGGGATGCCAATGAACCTTGAAGGAATCGGTTATGTCTATAACAAGGACCTGTTCGCCAAGGCCGGGATTACAGAGACGCCAAAAACCATTTCACAGCTTGAAGAAGCAGCTAAAAAGCTGCAGGCGATCGGCGTAACTCCGTTCGGCAACGCTTATCAGGAGTGGTGGCTGCTGGGGATTCAGGGGATTAGCGTAGCTTTTGCCCAGCAGGATAATGTGGATGAATTCATCAAGGGCCTGAACGACGGAACTGCATCCATTGTAGGGAATGAGAAATTCAAGGATTGGAGCAACCTGCTGAACCTGACGGTAAAATACGGCCAGAAGAATCCGCTGACCACCGATGCCAACACTCACCTGGCACTGTTCGCCAAGGGCGAAACGGCTATGATGCAGGAAGGCAACTGGGCACAGACGCTGGTGGATAACATTACGCCGGACATGAACATCGGGATGTTCCCGATGCCGATCAACGACGATGCAGCAATGAACGATAAGCTGTCGGTGGGCGTTCCGGCGAACCTGGTAGTGAACAAGGAATCCGGCTCCAAGGAAGAAGCGAAGACGTTCCTGAACTGGCTGGTGACTTCGGATATGGGGAAAGAGTATATCGTGAAGAAATGGAAGTTCATTCCTGCATTGTCCACCATTCCGGCAACCCCTGAGGATATCGGTCTGCTGGGTGCGGATGTCTGGAATTATGTAAAAGAAGGCAAGGTCTACGGGCTGCAGGCCTCCAAATTCCCTGATGGCGTTACACAAGAATTCGCCAGCTCCATTCAGGAATTGATTGCCGGTAAAGTAGATGAAGCCGGCTGGGAGAAGAGCATGCAGGCTGCCTGGGATAAGCTGAAGAAATAA
- a CDS encoding cache domain-containing sensor histidine kinase produces MKWTSIRTKLIVFLLVPTLICIMATMYVSYSHTTKSLRDRAVDENKNLLYQGYKNIDSLLQEINRLSLNVYSDGDFYRLLEAGYDDLSSDIAIYNSLSYISTSLPNLSQVYLYSVKDTKATLITDNTTPKRWLAAAPYHQSSLSGTSPVSVQSTHLSNAYGLRLPLTQFVPEPVFTLHRRIERIPTSQALGYLSIDVKLAALSEIVDQLYEQDQEKLYLVDSSGRLVYSQTTGQLGKPLNAAWYNSQIADSTQLQGYFEQDSSVFIYQKIDSIGLGWTLVKQIPVSYLFREAKEAAAINLLLLALLLVTIIVLTILVSFRITAPIKQLTRYMNQVQTGNLNIEIRPAGNDEIGVVTEHFRSMMDTINNLILREYRLELASRTNELRALQSQINPHFLNNTLQIIGTLALELKVPQIYGLLSALAKMMRYSMYNDEKVVTVQNELDHVKAYIQLQKERFENKFSFRCEVEEPLLQALMPKMILQPIVENYFKHGFQLDRQDGYMEINVAGVTPERMEISISNNGLPIPAGRLEALRKELEQSSTAEERELLQNAGQDSPSRRDAPGTGIGLGNVLARLRLVCGENALLTVDNLKAGGVIIRLEIDIIVESERI; encoded by the coding sequence ATGAAATGGACCAGTATCCGCACGAAGCTGATCGTCTTCCTGCTTGTGCCCACCTTAATCTGCATTATGGCTACGATGTATGTCAGCTATTCCCACACCACCAAGTCGCTGCGGGACCGGGCGGTTGATGAGAACAAGAACCTGCTCTATCAGGGCTACAAGAACATTGACAGTCTGCTGCAGGAGATCAACCGTCTGTCGCTGAACGTGTATTCTGACGGCGATTTCTACCGGCTGCTAGAAGCAGGGTACGATGATCTGTCCTCCGATATTGCCATCTATAACTCGCTCAGCTATATCTCCACCTCGCTGCCAAACCTCTCACAGGTGTACTTATACAGTGTGAAAGACACGAAGGCTACGCTGATTACCGACAATACAACACCCAAGCGCTGGCTGGCTGCTGCGCCCTACCACCAGTCCAGTCTTAGCGGAACCTCTCCGGTAAGCGTGCAGAGTACGCATCTGAGCAACGCTTACGGGCTAAGGCTGCCGTTAACACAGTTCGTGCCGGAGCCGGTCTTTACGCTGCACCGCAGAATTGAGCGGATCCCTACCTCGCAGGCGCTAGGCTATCTGTCAATTGATGTGAAGCTGGCTGCCCTCAGTGAGATTGTAGACCAGCTGTACGAACAGGATCAGGAGAAGCTTTATCTGGTGGACAGCAGCGGCAGGCTGGTGTACAGCCAGACTACCGGGCAGCTCGGCAAACCGCTGAATGCTGCCTGGTATAACAGCCAGATTGCAGACAGCACGCAGCTGCAGGGTTATTTTGAACAGGACAGCTCTGTATTCATCTATCAAAAAATCGACAGCATCGGCCTCGGCTGGACGCTCGTCAAGCAGATTCCCGTCTCCTACCTGTTCCGCGAAGCCAAGGAGGCCGCCGCGATCAACCTGCTGCTGCTGGCGCTGCTGCTGGTGACGATCATTGTTCTGACGATCCTCGTCTCCTTCCGCATTACCGCGCCGATCAAGCAGCTGACCCGGTATATGAATCAGGTCCAGACCGGGAATCTCAATATTGAGATCCGCCCGGCGGGCAACGATGAGATCGGCGTGGTCACCGAGCATTTCCGCAGTATGATGGACACGATCAACAACCTGATCCTGCGGGAGTACAGGCTGGAGCTGGCGAGCCGGACCAATGAGCTAAGGGCGCTCCAGTCCCAGATCAATCCGCATTTTCTGAACAACACTCTCCAGATTATCGGTACGCTGGCTCTGGAGCTGAAGGTGCCGCAGATCTACGGCCTGCTCTCGGCTCTGGCCAAAATGATGCGCTACAGCATGTACAATGATGAGAAGGTGGTGACGGTCCAGAATGAGCTGGACCATGTCAAGGCGTACATCCAGCTGCAGAAGGAGCGTTTCGAGAACAAGTTCAGCTTCCGCTGTGAGGTGGAGGAGCCGCTGCTTCAGGCGCTGATGCCCAAAATGATTCTTCAGCCGATTGTGGAGAATTACTTCAAGCACGGCTTCCAGCTTGACCGGCAGGACGGATACATGGAGATTAACGTGGCCGGGGTAACTCCGGAGCGGATGGAGATCAGCATCTCCAACAATGGCCTCCCCATTCCGGCAGGCCGGCTGGAGGCGCTGCGCAAGGAGCTGGAGCAGTCCAGCACCGCTGAAGAACGGGAGCTGCTGCAGAACGCCGGACAGGACAGTCCTAGCAGACGCGATGCTCCGGGCACGGGTATCGGCCTCGGGAATGTGCTGGCCAGGCTAAGGCTGGTCTGCGGGGAGAATGCCCTGCTGACCGTGGATAATCTGAAGGCAGGCGGGGTAATCATCCGCCTGGAAATCGATATCATAGTGGAGAGTGAGCGGATATGA
- a CDS encoding response regulator transcription factor, whose amino-acid sequence MKALIVDDEARVRKAVRLLVDWEAHQIEEILEAGNGNEAIGLIRQEKPALVIMDMMMESGSGLELMTWVDEFAGSTKFIVVSGHNDFDFVRQTVRHGGIDYILKPIEPDMINSAVSRAVTAWRAEEAERSHRQHQSLRLNEIKPIFGEKLLSALIDDRVNAEASLRRLIHDGILPPDIKISRLLLVQTDSGNNPLLRRFGGDSELLYYAIVNICNEFLQQQGTGIAFRYWGGPQEIAILLWEPHESVTSLISRMNQGIFLTLQFRMHFGISTPGAFPAHLPAGRAEAAEALLRRNLLRHEDYCHFAGADTVTGGLTGMGAGSAAGGETAMGAGTGGKPSIGPGSVAGVESGMDAWTAAGGKSTMGPRSAAGGLSGTGIDAGWVTGNRAGAVTGKEPGTMPGGRQRDTRETAVPLSFADVQEDWRMAVISGTPEALTAAAQHWTQELSRRGVVTPQMLNDWKADALLLRSRLVREALGSQAADVLTELEQGDQQNPSPQPSGYSFSLFAWRDWSLAFMQQVSRALADRQQKERNPMTEIVKYIEQNYPSDLSLQEMAGKFQVSREYVSRRFKQEYGINFSDYIVSVRIEKAKLLMQNPGLKLAQISEMVGFHDVKYFSKVFKKHTGHSPKDYREQAEH is encoded by the coding sequence ATGAAGGCACTGATTGTAGATGATGAAGCAAGAGTCCGGAAGGCTGTCCGGCTGCTGGTGGACTGGGAGGCCCATCAGATTGAGGAAATTCTGGAGGCCGGTAACGGCAATGAGGCCATCGGTCTAATCCGCCAGGAGAAGCCGGCGCTGGTCATTATGGATATGATGATGGAGTCCGGGAGCGGCCTGGAGCTGATGACCTGGGTGGATGAATTCGCAGGCAGCACCAAGTTCATTGTGGTCAGCGGGCATAATGACTTCGACTTCGTCCGCCAGACCGTCCGCCATGGGGGCATCGATTATATCCTGAAGCCGATTGAGCCGGATATGATTAACAGCGCGGTGTCGAGGGCGGTAACCGCCTGGCGGGCCGAGGAGGCGGAACGCAGCCACCGCCAGCACCAGAGCCTCCGGCTGAACGAGATCAAGCCGATCTTCGGGGAGAAGCTGCTGTCCGCATTGATTGACGACAGAGTGAATGCCGAGGCCTCGCTGCGCCGCCTGATCCATGACGGCATCCTTCCGCCGGACATTAAGATTTCGCGTCTGCTCCTTGTGCAGACGGACAGCGGCAATAATCCGCTGCTGCGGCGCTTCGGCGGCGACAGCGAGCTGCTCTACTATGCCATCGTGAACATCTGCAACGAATTTCTGCAGCAGCAGGGCACGGGCATCGCGTTCCGCTATTGGGGAGGGCCGCAGGAGATTGCCATCCTGCTCTGGGAGCCGCATGAATCCGTCACTTCGCTGATCAGCCGGATGAATCAGGGCATCTTCCTGACGCTGCAATTCCGCATGCATTTCGGAATCAGCACGCCGGGCGCCTTCCCTGCACATCTGCCGGCAGGACGCGCCGAAGCCGCCGAAGCCCTGCTGCGGCGGAATCTATTGCGGCATGAGGATTACTGCCACTTTGCGGGGGCGGATACGGTGACAGGCGGGTTGACAGGCATGGGAGCAGGTTCGGCGGCAGGCGGGGAGACTGCTATGGGTGCGGGGACCGGCGGGAAGCCAAGCATCGGTCCGGGCTCGGTGGCAGGTGTGGAATCTGGTATGGATGCGTGGACAGCAGCAGGCGGGAAATCAACCATGGGGCCGCGCTCGGCGGCAGGCGGATTGTCTGGCACGGGAATAGATGCAGGTTGGGTAACGGGCAATCGCGCAGGTGCAGTGACGGGCAAGGAGCCGGGCACGATGCCCGGCGGGAGGCAGCGCGATACGCGGGAGACCGCAGTCCCGCTGAGCTTCGCCGATGTCCAGGAGGACTGGCGGATGGCAGTCATCAGCGGGACGCCTGAAGCTCTGACCGCAGCGGCGCAGCACTGGACCCAGGAGCTGAGCCGCCGGGGAGTGGTTACCCCGCAAATGCTGAACGACTGGAAGGCCGATGCGCTGCTGCTGCGTTCCCGCCTGGTCCGGGAAGCGCTTGGCAGCCAGGCCGCTGACGTGCTGACTGAGCTTGAGCAAGGAGACCAGCAGAATCCCTCTCCGCAGCCAAGCGGTTATTCCTTTTCCCTGTTCGCCTGGCGCGACTGGTCCCTGGCATTCATGCAGCAGGTATCCCGGGCGCTCGCGGACAGACAGCAGAAAGAGCGGAACCCGATGACGGAGATCGTAAAATACATCGAGCAGAATTACCCGTCAGACCTCTCCCTTCAGGAGATGGCGGGCAAATTCCAGGTCAGCCGCGAGTATGTCTCCCGCCGGTTCAAGCAGGAATACGGCATCAACTTCTCCGACTACATCGTCAGCGTCCGCATTGAGAAGGCCAAGCTGCTGATGCAGAATCCGGGCCTTAAGCTGGCCCAGATCTCAGAAATGGTCGGCTTCCACGACGTCAAATACTTCAGCAAGGTCTTCAAAAAGCACACCGGCCATTCGCCGAAGGACTACCGGGAACAGGCAGAGCATTGA
- a CDS encoding carbohydrate ABC transporter permease has translation MNAKTKSRWNIGIEVMMILLALLFLSPFYFLLANSVKSFGEILSDAASWPQTFMWSNYTNAWKLARFSEAFRNSLIITIISVALISLFSAMAAYRMVRANNRFNQILLLLMVAAMVVPFQTIMIPILKVVNVLGINNSFTGLIISHLGLSIPMAIFLFHGFIKSVPLEIEEAATVDGCNPISAFFRIVLPLLKPMLMTIIVLNALGIWNDYLLPSLILQAPGLRTIPLATFSFFGQYTKQWDMALPALTIGIAPIVIFYLFMQRYIVEGIAAGSVKG, from the coding sequence ATGAATGCGAAGACCAAAAGCAGATGGAATATCGGCATTGAAGTGATGATGATCCTTCTGGCGCTTCTGTTCCTCTCACCGTTCTACTTCCTGCTGGCGAACTCGGTGAAATCCTTCGGTGAGATTCTGAGCGACGCGGCCAGCTGGCCGCAGACCTTCATGTGGTCGAACTATACGAATGCCTGGAAGCTGGCCCGGTTCTCCGAGGCCTTCCGCAACTCGCTGATCATTACGATTATCAGTGTAGCGCTGATCTCGCTGTTCAGTGCGATGGCGGCGTACCGTATGGTGCGTGCCAATAACCGGTTCAACCAGATTCTGTTGCTGCTGATGGTAGCGGCGATGGTGGTGCCGTTCCAGACGATCATGATTCCGATCCTGAAGGTCGTGAATGTCCTGGGCATTAACAACTCCTTCACAGGTCTCATTATCTCCCATCTGGGCCTCAGCATTCCGATGGCGATCTTCCTGTTCCACGGCTTCATTAAGTCCGTGCCGCTGGAGATTGAAGAGGCGGCCACGGTAGATGGCTGTAACCCGATCTCGGCGTTCTTCCGGATTGTATTGCCGCTGCTCAAGCCGATGCTGATGACCATTATCGTACTGAATGCGCTGGGGATCTGGAATGACTATTTGCTGCCGTCCCTGATTCTTCAGGCACCCGGACTGCGGACGATTCCACTGGCGACCTTCTCCTTCTTCGGCCAGTATACGAAGCAGTGGGATATGGCGCTTCCGGCACTGACCATCGGGATTGCCCCGATCGTCATCTTCTATCTGTTCATGCAGCGTTACATTGTTGAGGGAATAGCGGCTGGCTCGGTGAAGGGTTAA
- a CDS encoding carbohydrate ABC transporter permease → MRGNKLSQFGQQVFFVGPALLFFTLIMIIPFLMGMYYSFTDWNGVSGNVSWVGFENFKSIFTNDHDFWSSFWFTVRFTVLGVILTNIVGFFLAYLLTKPLKTRNMLRTIFFMPNVIGGLLLGFIWQFIFIKGFSTMGDLTGLSFFNLPWLGDATTGFWAIVMVFIWQSSGYLMVIYIASLSNVSKEVLEAAEIDGASRMQVLRNIILPLIMPAVTIGLFLAISWSFKMFDLNLSLTKGGPFKSTESVAMNIYNEAFLNNRYGLGTAKALLFFLIVALITVIQVRITKSKEVEA, encoded by the coding sequence ATGCGCGGCAATAAATTGTCCCAATTCGGTCAGCAGGTATTTTTCGTTGGCCCGGCATTATTGTTTTTTACCTTGATCATGATTATTCCGTTTCTGATGGGGATGTACTACTCCTTCACGGACTGGAACGGCGTATCCGGTAATGTAAGCTGGGTCGGCTTTGAGAATTTTAAAAGTATTTTTACGAATGATCACGACTTCTGGTCATCCTTCTGGTTTACCGTGAGATTCACCGTGCTGGGTGTGATCTTGACTAACATAGTAGGCTTCTTCCTGGCCTATCTGTTGACCAAACCTTTGAAGACACGCAATATGCTCCGGACCATTTTTTTCATGCCGAATGTGATCGGGGGTCTGCTGCTCGGGTTCATCTGGCAGTTCATCTTCATCAAAGGCTTCTCCACGATGGGCGATCTTACGGGTCTCTCCTTCTTCAACCTTCCCTGGCTCGGGGATGCGACCACCGGCTTCTGGGCGATTGTCATGGTCTTCATCTGGCAGTCCTCCGGCTATCTGATGGTCATCTACATCGCTTCGCTCAGCAACGTCTCCAAAGAGGTGCTCGAAGCGGCCGAGATTGACGGCGCCTCCCGGATGCAGGTGCTGCGCAACATCATCTTGCCGCTGATTATGCCTGCGGTTACGATCGGACTGTTCCTGGCGATCTCCTGGTCCTTCAAGATGTTCGACCTGAACCTCTCGCTGACCAAAGGCGGACCGTTCAAATCGACGGAATCTGTAGCGATGAACATCTATAACGAAGCCTTCCTGAACAACCGTTATGGTCTGGGTACGGCTAAGGCGCTGTTATTCTTCCTCATTGTAGCGCTGATCACTGTCATTCAGGTTCGTATAACGAAGAGTAAGGAGGTAGAAGCTTAA